A window of the Lactuca sativa cultivar Salinas chromosome 7, Lsat_Salinas_v11, whole genome shotgun sequence genome harbors these coding sequences:
- the LOC128127199 gene encoding uncharacterized protein LOC128127199 produces MSLQELVTSLAQSQPQFQQETKNTFSNIQAQIGDLVTALNKMEQRGKLPSQTEKNPNVSAITLRSGKTLGESNPKRVSREEEDEVIIVEPSKVVPPKEPVVPNIGQSESSNKTIKPLVIPPPFPSRLALSKKIEEENELFETFRKVQINIPLLNAIKQIPSYTKFLKDLCTKKRKFKENEKIQVNENVSTVIQKKLPPKCKDSGIFAIPCTIGDFHVESAMLYLGASINVIPYSVFQSLNVGPLEETGVIIQLADKSSVSPRGVLEDVLVQVNQLVFPMDFMSLILKRRLLPNHL; encoded by the coding sequence ATGAGCCTTCAAGAACTTGTCACTTCTCTTGCTCAAAGCCAACCCCAATTTCAACAGGAGACCAAGAACACCTTCTCCAACATTCAAGCACAAATTGGAGACTTGGTCACCGCTCTCAACAAGATGGAACAAAGGGGTAAACTTCCTTCTCAAACCGAGAAGAACCCCAATGTGAGTGCAATAACCTTGAGAAGTGGGAAAACACTTGGAGAAAGCAACcctaaaagagtttcaagagaagaagaagatgaagtcaTCATTGTTGAACCTTCAAAAGTAGTACCTCCAAAGGAACCGGTTGTTCCaaacattggtcaatccgaatctTCCAACAAGACCATCAAACCATTGGTCATACCACCACCCTTCCCTTCCCGGTTAGCCCTTTCCAAGAAGATAGAAGAAGAAAATGAATTATTTGAAACTTTCCGCAAGGTCCAAATCAACATTCCACTATTGAATGCTATTAAGCAAATTCCAAGTTATACAAAATTTCTCAAGGATTTGTGCACCAAGAAGAGGAAATTCAAGGAAAATGAAAAGATTCAAGTCAATGAAAACGTGTCTACAGTTATCCAAAAGAAGTTACCTCCCAAATGCAAGGATTCGGGAATATTTGCTATCCCTTGTACCATTGGTGATTTTCATGTAGAAAGTGCCATGTTATATCTTGGAGCCTCGATCAATGTGATTCCatattcggtttttcaatctctcAATGTTGGACCTTTAGAAGAAACCGGAGTAATCATTCAATTAGCAGACaagtcaagtgtgtctccaagaggAGTGTTGGAGGATGTGTTAGTACAAGTTAATCAACTTGTTTTTCCGATGGATTTTAtgtcattgatcttgaagagaagaCTCCTTCCAAATCATCTATGA